A window of the Pogona vitticeps strain Pit_001003342236 chromosome 4, PviZW2.1, whole genome shotgun sequence genome harbors these coding sequences:
- the BRPF3 gene encoding bromodomain and PHD finger-containing protein 3 isoform X1: MHACPPPARFPSSSSSSCRCPRSLFPSFSPSSPLTMNFQGGPGQSPRQLPPPPQQSRPFYILSGNVGGVVLYGQSPCTPANTVFGVAAMRKPRRRSRQNLEGRRSPSPYSLKCSPTRETLTYAQAQRIVEVDIDGRLHRISIYDPLKIITEDELTAQDITECNSNKENSEQPLFPSKSKKTQCKGKKRETCTKHAPGTSFHLPQPSFRMIDSFSQPDAPPLPSTYYQYIEKPPEDVDAEIEYDMDEEDLAWLDMINEKRKNDGYGSISAETFELLLDRLEKESYLESRNSGAQQTLIDEDAVCCVCMDDECHNSNVILFCDICNLAVHQECYGVPYIPEGQWLCRCCLQSPSRPVDCVLCPNKGGAFKQTSDGHWAHVVCAIWIPEVCFANTVFLEPIEGIENIPPARWKLTCYICKQKGMGAAIQCHKVNCYTAFHVTCAQRAGLFMKIEPMRETSLNGTTFTVRKTAYCEVHSPPGTVKKRHSAAVHEGEGNIAKSEIVDDRTPQNKNKVKLKQKVKKKSCTSTPLLMVTQIPSYRLNKICSGLSFQRKNQFMQRLHNYWLLKRQSRNGVPLIRRLHSHLQSQRNAEQKEQDEKTSAVKEELKYWQKLRHDLERARLLIELIRKREKLKREQVKVQQAAMELQLTPFNVLLRTTLDLLQEKDPAQIFADPVNLNEVPDYLEFISKPMDFSTMRQKLESHQYQTLDEFEEDFNLILTNCMRYNSKDTVFHRAAVRLRDLGGAILRHARRQAETIGFDPQVGIHLPESPKTEDFYRFSWEDVDNLLLPENRAHLSLEVQLKELLEKLDMVSTMRSSGARTRRIRLLRREINSVRQKLSQQQNKTVPNGEPAPWEEGLEKILQGEQDESREKADDTKPPLPPTLEPTGPAPSLSELDSLQDPPTLKPISESKSLKRLHKRLKSEGELFDKKTLQRESHAFQRLLSDNGLNGLALQATGTSASPLFSGVGRRTSVLFKKAKNGVKLQKGLDCSLENGEDHSQSGQLSPSSIEGERLSRKRSYSGSCSESDGKKSPRQAGVTAAVTNGFRKHMENGSDSECSSGLGGGLAFDICSGLTPHKQSRGKPALARVPFLDGVNGDLEYSSTGRNLLMPFEEHAELEPLELVWAKCRGYPSYPALIIDPEMPREGLLHNGVPIPVPPLEVLKLGEQKQAEAGEKLFLVLFFDNKRTWQWLPREKVLPLGVDDTVDKLKMMEGRKTSIRKSVQVAYDRAMIHMSRVRGDHPFVTPNYL, translated from the exons GTATTTGGAGTTGCTGCTATGAGGAAACCTCGGAGGAGGTCACGACAGAATCTAGAAGGCAGACGGTCTCCTTCACCATATAGCTTGAAATGCTCACCCACAAGAGAAACTCTAACTTATGCCCAAGCTCAACGAATAGTGGAAGTTGATATTGATGGTCGTCTCCATCGAATCAGCATCTATGATCCTTTAAAGATTATAACTGAGGATGAACTGACTGCCCAAGATATTACAGAATGCAATAGTAACAAAGAAAATAGTGAGCAAccattatttccttcaaaatcgaAGAAAACACAGTGTAAAGGCAAAAAAAGGGAGACATGTACAAAACATGCTCCAGGGACATCTTTCCATTTGCCACAACCAAGCTTTCGCATGATTGACTCATTCAGCCAGCCAGATGCTCCACCCTTGCCTTCAACATACTATCAGTATATTGAGAAACCACCTGAGGATGTTGATGCTGAAATTGAATATGATATGGATGAAGAGGATTTAGCTTGGCTTGACATGATcaatgaaaagaggaagaatgatgGTTATGGGTCAATTTCTGCTGAGACCTTTGAATTGCTTTTAGATCGGTTGGAAAAGGAGTCATACTTGGAGAGCCGTAACAGTGGCGCCCAGCAGACCCTGATAGATGAAGATGCTGTTTGTTGTGTTTGCATGGATGATGAGTGTCATAACAGcaatgtcattttgttttgtgataTTTGTAACTTGGCTGTGCACCAAGAATGCTATGGTGTGCCCTATATCCCTGAGGGGCAATGGCTTTGTCGCTGTTGCCTACAATCCCCTTCCCGCCCTGTTGATTGTGTTTTGTGCCCAAACAAAGGTGGTGCCTTCAAACAGACCAGTGATGGTCACTGGGCCCATGTTGTTTGTGCCATATGGATCCCAGAAGTCTGCTTTGCGAACACTGTTTTTCTGGAACCCATTGAAGGGATAGAGAATATCCCACCAGCTCGCTGGAAGCTAACATGCTACATCTGCAAGCAGAAGGGCATGGGAGCAGCCATCCAATGTCACAAGGTAAACTGCTACACTGCTTTCCATGTTACCTGTGCCCAGAGGGCTGGTCTTTTTATGAAGATTGAGCCCATGAGGGAGACCAGCCTCAATGGCACAACATTTACTGTGCGTAAAACTGCTTACTGTGAGGTACATTCCCCTCCTGGCACAGTGAAGAAAAGGCATTCAGCTGCTGTCCACGAAGGAGAGGGAAATATTGCAAAGAGTGAGATAGTTGATGATCGCACTCCccaaaacaagaacaaagtaAAGTTAAAACAGAAGGTGAAGAAGAAAAGTTGTACTTCAACACCTCTACTAATGGTCACACAGATACCTTCTTACCG GCTGAATAAAATCTGCAGTGGACTCTCTTTCCAGAGAAAAAATCAGTTTATGCAGAGGCTTCACAACTACTGGCTGTTAAAGCGTCAGTCCAGAAATGGTGTCCCACTAATACGACGGCTGCACTCTCACTTACAGTCCCAAAGAAATGCAGAACAG AAAGAGCAAGATGAAAAGACCAGTGCTGTCAAAGAAGAACTGAAATACTGGCAGAAACTGCGGCATGACTTAGAAAGAGCACGGCTCCTCATTGAATTAATCCGTAAACGTGAGAAACTCAAACGTGAACAG GTAAAGGTTCAGCAAGCTGCTATGGAGCTACAGCTCACTCCATTCAATGTTCTGCTGCGCACAACACTTGATCTACTGCAGGAAAAGGATCCAGCTCAAATATTTGCAGATCCTGTCAACTTAAATGAG GTTCCAGATTACCTGGAATTCATTTCCAAGCCAATGGATTTTTCTACCATGAGGCAGAAGCTGGAGTCCCATCAGTACCAAACACTGGATGAATTTGAGGAGGACTTTAACCTTATTCTCACCAACTGCATGAGGTATAATTCTAAAGACACAGTTTTCCATCGAGCAGCTGTCCGACTCAGAGACCTTGGAGGGGCAATATTACGCCATGCACGGCGGCAAGCTGAAACAATTGGCTTTGACCCCCAAGTGGGGATTCACTTGCCAGAATCACCAAAGACAGAAGATTTTTATCGTTTTTCTTGGGAGGATG TTGATAACCTTCTCCTCCCCGAGAATCGGGCTCATCTTTCATTGGAAGTACAGCTGAAGGAATTACTGGAAAAGCTGGACATGGTGAGCACCATGCGGTCCAGCGGAGCCCGAACTCGCCGCATCCGCCTCTTGAGACGGGAAATCAACTCTGTCAGGCAAAAGTTGTCACAGCAACAGAATAAAACTGTGCCAAATGGAGAGCCAGCTCCATGGGAGGAGGGACTGGAGAAAATACTACAAGGAGAACAAGatgaaagcagagagaaag cagaTGACACCAAGCCCCCACTTCCCCCCACCCTGGAGCCCACAGGACCTGCACCCTCCCTATCGGAGCTGGACTCTCTGCAGGACCCTCCAACTCTCAAACCCATTAGCGAAAGCAAGTCCTTGAAAAGACTACATAAACGGCTGAAGTCTGAGGGTGAGCTCTTTGATAAGAAGACGCTGCAGAGGGAGAGCCACGCCTTCCAGCGCTTGCTCAGCGACAACGGCCTGAACGGATTGGCCCTTCAGGCCACGGGCACTTCTGCCAGCCCTCTGTTTAGTGGAGTGGGCAGGCGGACatctgtcctttttaaaaaagccaagaaCGGGGTGAAACTGCAAAAAGGTCTGGACTGTTCCCTTGAGAATGGAGAGGATCACAGCCAGAGTGGGCAGCTCTCCCCCTCCAGCATAGAGGGTGAGCGGTTATCTCGGAAACGGTCATACAGTGGGAGCTGCAGCGAGAGCGATGGCAAGAAATCCCCCAGGCAGGCAGGAGTGACAG CAGCAGTAACCAATGGCTTCAGGAAGCATATGGAAAATGGTTCTGACTCAGAATGCAGTTCTGGCCTTGGTGGTGGTCTCGCATTTGACATCTGCAG TGGCCTGACTCCACACAAACAGAGCAGAGGAAAGCCTGCTCTTGCACGGGTTCCTTTCTTGGATGGTGTAAATGGAGACTTAGAATACAGCAGCACAG GTAGAAATCTACTGATGCCATTTGAGGAGCATGCTGAATTAGAGCCTCTGGAGCTTGTGTGGGCAAAATGTCGTGGGTACCCATCTTACCCAGCATTG ATTATTGATCCTGAGATGCCACGAGAGGGTTTGCTTCATAATGGAGTCCCAATTCCCGTTCCACCGCTGGAGGTATTGAAACTAGGAGAGCAGAAACAAGCGGAGGCTGGGGAAAAGCTTTTCCTTGTCCTTTTCTTTGACAACAAAAGGACATG GCAGTGGCTTCCACGAGAAAAAGTTCTTCCCCTGGGAGTGGATGATACAGTGGATAAATTAAAAATGATGGAGGGACGAAAAACAAGCATCCGCAAGTCTGTCCAAGTTGCATATGACCGTGCCATGATTCATATGAGTCGAGTGCGGGGAGATCATCCTTTTGTCACACCAAATTATCTCTAG
- the BRPF3 gene encoding bromodomain and PHD finger-containing protein 3 isoform X2, whose amino-acid sequence MHACPPPARFPSSSSSSCRCPRSLFPSFSPSSPLTMNFQGGPGQSPRQLPPPPQQSRPFYILSGNVGGVVLYGQSPCTPANTVFGVAAMRKPRRRSRQNLEGRRSPSPYSLKCSPTRETLTYAQAQRIVEVDIDGRLHRISIYDPLKIITEDELTAQDITECNSNKENSEQPLFPSKSKKTQCKGKKRETCTKHAPGTSFHLPQPSFRMIDSFSQPDAPPLPSTYYQYIEKPPEDVDAEIEYDMDEEDLAWLDMINEKRKNDGYGSISAETFELLLDRLEKESYLESRNSGAQQTLIDEDAVCCVCMDDECHNSNVILFCDICNLAVHQECYGVPYIPEGQWLCRCCLQSPSRPVDCVLCPNKGGAFKQTSDGHWAHVVCAIWIPEVCFANTVFLEPIEGIENIPPARWKLTCYICKQKGMGAAIQCHKVNCYTAFHVTCAQRAGLFMKIEPMRETSLNGTTFTVRKTAYCEVHSPPGTVKKRHSAAVHEGEGNIAKSEIVDDRTPQNKNKVKLKQKVKKKSCTSTPLLMVTQIPSYRLNKICSGLSFQRKNQFMQRLHNYWLLKRQSRNGVPLIRRLHSHLQSQRNAEQKEQDEKTSAVKEELKYWQKLRHDLERARLLIELIRKREKLKREQVKVQQAAMELQLTPFNVLLRTTLDLLQEKDPAQIFADPVNLNEVPDYLEFISKPMDFSTMRQKLESHQYQTLDEFEEDFNLILTNCMRYNSKDTVFHRAAVRLRDLGGAILRHARRQAETIGFDPQVGIHLPESPKTEDFYRFSWEDVDNLLLPENRAHLSLEVQLKELLEKLDMVSTMRSSGARTRRIRLLRREINSVRQKLSQQQNKTVPNGEPAPWEEGLEKILQGEQDESREKDDTKPPLPPTLEPTGPAPSLSELDSLQDPPTLKPISESKSLKRLHKRLKSEGELFDKKTLQRESHAFQRLLSDNGLNGLALQATGTSASPLFSGVGRRTSVLFKKAKNGVKLQKGLDCSLENGEDHSQSGQLSPSSIEGERLSRKRSYSGSCSESDGKKSPRQAGVTAAVTNGFRKHMENGSDSECSSGLGGGLAFDICSGLTPHKQSRGKPALARVPFLDGVNGDLEYSSTGRNLLMPFEEHAELEPLELVWAKCRGYPSYPALIIDPEMPREGLLHNGVPIPVPPLEVLKLGEQKQAEAGEKLFLVLFFDNKRTWQWLPREKVLPLGVDDTVDKLKMMEGRKTSIRKSVQVAYDRAMIHMSRVRGDHPFVTPNYL is encoded by the exons GTATTTGGAGTTGCTGCTATGAGGAAACCTCGGAGGAGGTCACGACAGAATCTAGAAGGCAGACGGTCTCCTTCACCATATAGCTTGAAATGCTCACCCACAAGAGAAACTCTAACTTATGCCCAAGCTCAACGAATAGTGGAAGTTGATATTGATGGTCGTCTCCATCGAATCAGCATCTATGATCCTTTAAAGATTATAACTGAGGATGAACTGACTGCCCAAGATATTACAGAATGCAATAGTAACAAAGAAAATAGTGAGCAAccattatttccttcaaaatcgaAGAAAACACAGTGTAAAGGCAAAAAAAGGGAGACATGTACAAAACATGCTCCAGGGACATCTTTCCATTTGCCACAACCAAGCTTTCGCATGATTGACTCATTCAGCCAGCCAGATGCTCCACCCTTGCCTTCAACATACTATCAGTATATTGAGAAACCACCTGAGGATGTTGATGCTGAAATTGAATATGATATGGATGAAGAGGATTTAGCTTGGCTTGACATGATcaatgaaaagaggaagaatgatgGTTATGGGTCAATTTCTGCTGAGACCTTTGAATTGCTTTTAGATCGGTTGGAAAAGGAGTCATACTTGGAGAGCCGTAACAGTGGCGCCCAGCAGACCCTGATAGATGAAGATGCTGTTTGTTGTGTTTGCATGGATGATGAGTGTCATAACAGcaatgtcattttgttttgtgataTTTGTAACTTGGCTGTGCACCAAGAATGCTATGGTGTGCCCTATATCCCTGAGGGGCAATGGCTTTGTCGCTGTTGCCTACAATCCCCTTCCCGCCCTGTTGATTGTGTTTTGTGCCCAAACAAAGGTGGTGCCTTCAAACAGACCAGTGATGGTCACTGGGCCCATGTTGTTTGTGCCATATGGATCCCAGAAGTCTGCTTTGCGAACACTGTTTTTCTGGAACCCATTGAAGGGATAGAGAATATCCCACCAGCTCGCTGGAAGCTAACATGCTACATCTGCAAGCAGAAGGGCATGGGAGCAGCCATCCAATGTCACAAGGTAAACTGCTACACTGCTTTCCATGTTACCTGTGCCCAGAGGGCTGGTCTTTTTATGAAGATTGAGCCCATGAGGGAGACCAGCCTCAATGGCACAACATTTACTGTGCGTAAAACTGCTTACTGTGAGGTACATTCCCCTCCTGGCACAGTGAAGAAAAGGCATTCAGCTGCTGTCCACGAAGGAGAGGGAAATATTGCAAAGAGTGAGATAGTTGATGATCGCACTCCccaaaacaagaacaaagtaAAGTTAAAACAGAAGGTGAAGAAGAAAAGTTGTACTTCAACACCTCTACTAATGGTCACACAGATACCTTCTTACCG GCTGAATAAAATCTGCAGTGGACTCTCTTTCCAGAGAAAAAATCAGTTTATGCAGAGGCTTCACAACTACTGGCTGTTAAAGCGTCAGTCCAGAAATGGTGTCCCACTAATACGACGGCTGCACTCTCACTTACAGTCCCAAAGAAATGCAGAACAG AAAGAGCAAGATGAAAAGACCAGTGCTGTCAAAGAAGAACTGAAATACTGGCAGAAACTGCGGCATGACTTAGAAAGAGCACGGCTCCTCATTGAATTAATCCGTAAACGTGAGAAACTCAAACGTGAACAG GTAAAGGTTCAGCAAGCTGCTATGGAGCTACAGCTCACTCCATTCAATGTTCTGCTGCGCACAACACTTGATCTACTGCAGGAAAAGGATCCAGCTCAAATATTTGCAGATCCTGTCAACTTAAATGAG GTTCCAGATTACCTGGAATTCATTTCCAAGCCAATGGATTTTTCTACCATGAGGCAGAAGCTGGAGTCCCATCAGTACCAAACACTGGATGAATTTGAGGAGGACTTTAACCTTATTCTCACCAACTGCATGAGGTATAATTCTAAAGACACAGTTTTCCATCGAGCAGCTGTCCGACTCAGAGACCTTGGAGGGGCAATATTACGCCATGCACGGCGGCAAGCTGAAACAATTGGCTTTGACCCCCAAGTGGGGATTCACTTGCCAGAATCACCAAAGACAGAAGATTTTTATCGTTTTTCTTGGGAGGATG TTGATAACCTTCTCCTCCCCGAGAATCGGGCTCATCTTTCATTGGAAGTACAGCTGAAGGAATTACTGGAAAAGCTGGACATGGTGAGCACCATGCGGTCCAGCGGAGCCCGAACTCGCCGCATCCGCCTCTTGAGACGGGAAATCAACTCTGTCAGGCAAAAGTTGTCACAGCAACAGAATAAAACTGTGCCAAATGGAGAGCCAGCTCCATGGGAGGAGGGACTGGAGAAAATACTACAAGGAGAACAAGatgaaagcagagagaaag aTGACACCAAGCCCCCACTTCCCCCCACCCTGGAGCCCACAGGACCTGCACCCTCCCTATCGGAGCTGGACTCTCTGCAGGACCCTCCAACTCTCAAACCCATTAGCGAAAGCAAGTCCTTGAAAAGACTACATAAACGGCTGAAGTCTGAGGGTGAGCTCTTTGATAAGAAGACGCTGCAGAGGGAGAGCCACGCCTTCCAGCGCTTGCTCAGCGACAACGGCCTGAACGGATTGGCCCTTCAGGCCACGGGCACTTCTGCCAGCCCTCTGTTTAGTGGAGTGGGCAGGCGGACatctgtcctttttaaaaaagccaagaaCGGGGTGAAACTGCAAAAAGGTCTGGACTGTTCCCTTGAGAATGGAGAGGATCACAGCCAGAGTGGGCAGCTCTCCCCCTCCAGCATAGAGGGTGAGCGGTTATCTCGGAAACGGTCATACAGTGGGAGCTGCAGCGAGAGCGATGGCAAGAAATCCCCCAGGCAGGCAGGAGTGACAG CAGCAGTAACCAATGGCTTCAGGAAGCATATGGAAAATGGTTCTGACTCAGAATGCAGTTCTGGCCTTGGTGGTGGTCTCGCATTTGACATCTGCAG TGGCCTGACTCCACACAAACAGAGCAGAGGAAAGCCTGCTCTTGCACGGGTTCCTTTCTTGGATGGTGTAAATGGAGACTTAGAATACAGCAGCACAG GTAGAAATCTACTGATGCCATTTGAGGAGCATGCTGAATTAGAGCCTCTGGAGCTTGTGTGGGCAAAATGTCGTGGGTACCCATCTTACCCAGCATTG ATTATTGATCCTGAGATGCCACGAGAGGGTTTGCTTCATAATGGAGTCCCAATTCCCGTTCCACCGCTGGAGGTATTGAAACTAGGAGAGCAGAAACAAGCGGAGGCTGGGGAAAAGCTTTTCCTTGTCCTTTTCTTTGACAACAAAAGGACATG GCAGTGGCTTCCACGAGAAAAAGTTCTTCCCCTGGGAGTGGATGATACAGTGGATAAATTAAAAATGATGGAGGGACGAAAAACAAGCATCCGCAAGTCTGTCCAAGTTGCATATGACCGTGCCATGATTCATATGAGTCGAGTGCGGGGAGATCATCCTTTTGTCACACCAAATTATCTCTAG
- the BRPF3 gene encoding bromodomain and PHD finger-containing protein 3 isoform X5 yields the protein MHACPPPARFPSSSSSSCRCPRSLFPSFSPSSPLTMNFQGGPGQSPRQLPPPPQQSRPFYILSGNVGGVVLYGQSPCTPANTVFGVAAMRKPRRRSRQNLEGRRSPSPYSLKCSPTRETLTYAQAQRIVEVDIDGRLHRISIYDPLKIITEDELTAQDITECNSNKENSEQPLFPSKSKKTQCKGKKRETCTKHAPGTSFHLPQPSFRMIDSFSQPDAPPLPSTYYQYIEKPPEDVDAEIEYDMDEEDLAWLDMINEKRKNDGYGSISAETFELLLDRLEKESYLESRNSGAQQTLIDEDAVCCVCMDDECHNSNVILFCDICNLAVHQECYGVPYIPEGQWLCRCCLQSPSRPVDCVLCPNKGGAFKQTSDGHWAHVVCAIWIPEVCFANTVFLEPIEGIENIPPARWKLTCYICKQKGMGAAIQCHKVNCYTAFHVTCAQRAGLFMKIEPMRETSLNGTTFTVRKTAYCEVHSPPGTVKKRHSAAVHEGEGNIAKSEIVDDRTPQNKNKVKLKQKVKKKSCTSTPLLMVTQIPSYRLNKICSGLSFQRKNQFMQRLHNYWLLKRQSRNGVPLIRRLHSHLQSQRNAEQKEQDEKTSAVKEELKYWQKLRHDLERARLLIELIRKREKLKREQVKVQQAAMELQLTPFNVLLRTTLDLLQEKDPAQIFADPVNLNEVPDYLEFISKPMDFSTMRQKLESHQYQTLDEFEEDFNLILTNCMRYNSKDTVFHRAAVRLRDLGGAILRHARRQAETIGFDPQVGIHLPESPKTEDFYRFSWEDVDNLLLPENRAHLSLEVQLKELLEKLDMVSTMRSSGARTRRIRLLRREINSVRQKLSQQQNKTVPNGEPAPWEEGLEKILQGEQDESREKADDTKPPLPPTLEPTGPAPSLSELDSLQDPPTLKPISESKSLKRLHKRLKSEGELFDKKTLQRESHAFQRLLSDNGLNGLALQATGTSASPLFSGVGRRTSVLFKKAKNGVKLQKGLDCSLENGEDHSQSGQLSPSSIEAVTNGFRKHMENGSDSECSSGLGGGLAFDICSGLTPHKQSRGKPALARVPFLDGVNGDLEYSSTGRNLLMPFEEHAELEPLELVWAKCRGYPSYPALIIDPEMPREGLLHNGVPIPVPPLEVLKLGEQKQAEAGEKLFLVLFFDNKRTWQWLPREKVLPLGVDDTVDKLKMMEGRKTSIRKSVQVAYDRAMIHMSRVRGDHPFVTPNYL from the exons GTATTTGGAGTTGCTGCTATGAGGAAACCTCGGAGGAGGTCACGACAGAATCTAGAAGGCAGACGGTCTCCTTCACCATATAGCTTGAAATGCTCACCCACAAGAGAAACTCTAACTTATGCCCAAGCTCAACGAATAGTGGAAGTTGATATTGATGGTCGTCTCCATCGAATCAGCATCTATGATCCTTTAAAGATTATAACTGAGGATGAACTGACTGCCCAAGATATTACAGAATGCAATAGTAACAAAGAAAATAGTGAGCAAccattatttccttcaaaatcgaAGAAAACACAGTGTAAAGGCAAAAAAAGGGAGACATGTACAAAACATGCTCCAGGGACATCTTTCCATTTGCCACAACCAAGCTTTCGCATGATTGACTCATTCAGCCAGCCAGATGCTCCACCCTTGCCTTCAACATACTATCAGTATATTGAGAAACCACCTGAGGATGTTGATGCTGAAATTGAATATGATATGGATGAAGAGGATTTAGCTTGGCTTGACATGATcaatgaaaagaggaagaatgatgGTTATGGGTCAATTTCTGCTGAGACCTTTGAATTGCTTTTAGATCGGTTGGAAAAGGAGTCATACTTGGAGAGCCGTAACAGTGGCGCCCAGCAGACCCTGATAGATGAAGATGCTGTTTGTTGTGTTTGCATGGATGATGAGTGTCATAACAGcaatgtcattttgttttgtgataTTTGTAACTTGGCTGTGCACCAAGAATGCTATGGTGTGCCCTATATCCCTGAGGGGCAATGGCTTTGTCGCTGTTGCCTACAATCCCCTTCCCGCCCTGTTGATTGTGTTTTGTGCCCAAACAAAGGTGGTGCCTTCAAACAGACCAGTGATGGTCACTGGGCCCATGTTGTTTGTGCCATATGGATCCCAGAAGTCTGCTTTGCGAACACTGTTTTTCTGGAACCCATTGAAGGGATAGAGAATATCCCACCAGCTCGCTGGAAGCTAACATGCTACATCTGCAAGCAGAAGGGCATGGGAGCAGCCATCCAATGTCACAAGGTAAACTGCTACACTGCTTTCCATGTTACCTGTGCCCAGAGGGCTGGTCTTTTTATGAAGATTGAGCCCATGAGGGAGACCAGCCTCAATGGCACAACATTTACTGTGCGTAAAACTGCTTACTGTGAGGTACATTCCCCTCCTGGCACAGTGAAGAAAAGGCATTCAGCTGCTGTCCACGAAGGAGAGGGAAATATTGCAAAGAGTGAGATAGTTGATGATCGCACTCCccaaaacaagaacaaagtaAAGTTAAAACAGAAGGTGAAGAAGAAAAGTTGTACTTCAACACCTCTACTAATGGTCACACAGATACCTTCTTACCG GCTGAATAAAATCTGCAGTGGACTCTCTTTCCAGAGAAAAAATCAGTTTATGCAGAGGCTTCACAACTACTGGCTGTTAAAGCGTCAGTCCAGAAATGGTGTCCCACTAATACGACGGCTGCACTCTCACTTACAGTCCCAAAGAAATGCAGAACAG AAAGAGCAAGATGAAAAGACCAGTGCTGTCAAAGAAGAACTGAAATACTGGCAGAAACTGCGGCATGACTTAGAAAGAGCACGGCTCCTCATTGAATTAATCCGTAAACGTGAGAAACTCAAACGTGAACAG GTAAAGGTTCAGCAAGCTGCTATGGAGCTACAGCTCACTCCATTCAATGTTCTGCTGCGCACAACACTTGATCTACTGCAGGAAAAGGATCCAGCTCAAATATTTGCAGATCCTGTCAACTTAAATGAG GTTCCAGATTACCTGGAATTCATTTCCAAGCCAATGGATTTTTCTACCATGAGGCAGAAGCTGGAGTCCCATCAGTACCAAACACTGGATGAATTTGAGGAGGACTTTAACCTTATTCTCACCAACTGCATGAGGTATAATTCTAAAGACACAGTTTTCCATCGAGCAGCTGTCCGACTCAGAGACCTTGGAGGGGCAATATTACGCCATGCACGGCGGCAAGCTGAAACAATTGGCTTTGACCCCCAAGTGGGGATTCACTTGCCAGAATCACCAAAGACAGAAGATTTTTATCGTTTTTCTTGGGAGGATG TTGATAACCTTCTCCTCCCCGAGAATCGGGCTCATCTTTCATTGGAAGTACAGCTGAAGGAATTACTGGAAAAGCTGGACATGGTGAGCACCATGCGGTCCAGCGGAGCCCGAACTCGCCGCATCCGCCTCTTGAGACGGGAAATCAACTCTGTCAGGCAAAAGTTGTCACAGCAACAGAATAAAACTGTGCCAAATGGAGAGCCAGCTCCATGGGAGGAGGGACTGGAGAAAATACTACAAGGAGAACAAGatgaaagcagagagaaag cagaTGACACCAAGCCCCCACTTCCCCCCACCCTGGAGCCCACAGGACCTGCACCCTCCCTATCGGAGCTGGACTCTCTGCAGGACCCTCCAACTCTCAAACCCATTAGCGAAAGCAAGTCCTTGAAAAGACTACATAAACGGCTGAAGTCTGAGGGTGAGCTCTTTGATAAGAAGACGCTGCAGAGGGAGAGCCACGCCTTCCAGCGCTTGCTCAGCGACAACGGCCTGAACGGATTGGCCCTTCAGGCCACGGGCACTTCTGCCAGCCCTCTGTTTAGTGGAGTGGGCAGGCGGACatctgtcctttttaaaaaagccaagaaCGGGGTGAAACTGCAAAAAGGTCTGGACTGTTCCCTTGAGAATGGAGAGGATCACAGCCAGAGTGGGCAGCTCTCCCCCTCCAGCATAGAGG CAGTAACCAATGGCTTCAGGAAGCATATGGAAAATGGTTCTGACTCAGAATGCAGTTCTGGCCTTGGTGGTGGTCTCGCATTTGACATCTGCAG TGGCCTGACTCCACACAAACAGAGCAGAGGAAAGCCTGCTCTTGCACGGGTTCCTTTCTTGGATGGTGTAAATGGAGACTTAGAATACAGCAGCACAG GTAGAAATCTACTGATGCCATTTGAGGAGCATGCTGAATTAGAGCCTCTGGAGCTTGTGTGGGCAAAATGTCGTGGGTACCCATCTTACCCAGCATTG ATTATTGATCCTGAGATGCCACGAGAGGGTTTGCTTCATAATGGAGTCCCAATTCCCGTTCCACCGCTGGAGGTATTGAAACTAGGAGAGCAGAAACAAGCGGAGGCTGGGGAAAAGCTTTTCCTTGTCCTTTTCTTTGACAACAAAAGGACATG GCAGTGGCTTCCACGAGAAAAAGTTCTTCCCCTGGGAGTGGATGATACAGTGGATAAATTAAAAATGATGGAGGGACGAAAAACAAGCATCCGCAAGTCTGTCCAAGTTGCATATGACCGTGCCATGATTCATATGAGTCGAGTGCGGGGAGATCATCCTTTTGTCACACCAAATTATCTCTAG